In Epilithonimonas zeae, a single window of DNA contains:
- a CDS encoding GDP-mannose 4,6-dehydratase, with the protein MNYLVTGGSGFIGSHLVEQLLKNGHSVINVDSFDDFYHYKIKVQNTLDSLNNKIGFSFTDKESDINNLVSLTGSESYQLCYQDIRDKQGLEEIFKKHKIDLVIHLAALAGVRPSIERPLDYEAVNIRGTQNLWELCKEFGIKKFVCASSSSVYGNQEKIPFSESDNVDNPISPYAATKKSGEILGHVYHHLYNIDMIQLRFFTVYGPRQRPDLAIHKFTKLIFENQEIPFYGDGSTARDYTFIDDIIDGVLKSINYLENNNDIYEIVNLGESEVITLNEMVSTLENAIGKKAVRKNLPMQAGDVIKTNADITKAKSLIGYNPTTNFQNGTKKFVEWFLGNRQ; encoded by the coding sequence TGGTTCTCATTTAGTAGAACAACTTTTAAAAAATGGACATTCTGTCATCAATGTTGACAGCTTCGACGATTTTTATCATTATAAAATTAAAGTTCAAAACACTCTAGACTCTTTAAACAATAAAATTGGGTTTAGTTTTACTGATAAAGAATCTGACATCAATAATCTCGTATCCTTGACAGGATCAGAATCTTACCAACTTTGTTATCAAGACATTCGTGATAAGCAAGGTCTTGAGGAAATATTCAAAAAACATAAAATTGATCTGGTAATTCATTTGGCGGCTTTAGCAGGTGTTCGGCCTTCTATTGAAAGACCTTTGGACTATGAGGCGGTAAATATCCGTGGAACTCAGAATCTTTGGGAACTTTGTAAAGAATTTGGAATTAAAAAATTCGTTTGCGCTTCATCATCAAGTGTTTACGGAAACCAAGAAAAAATTCCGTTTTCTGAATCTGACAATGTAGACAATCCAATTTCTCCTTATGCAGCAACCAAAAAAAGTGGCGAAATCTTAGGTCATGTTTATCATCATCTTTATAATATAGATATGATTCAGCTTAGGTTTTTTACGGTTTATGGACCAAGGCAAAGACCAGATTTGGCTATTCATAAATTTACTAAATTGATTTTTGAAAATCAAGAAATCCCTTTCTACGGCGACGGTTCTACTGCCAGAGATTATACTTTTATTGATGATATTATTGATGGAGTTCTAAAGTCTATAAATTATCTTGAGAATAATAATGATATTTATGAGATTGTAAATCTTGGGGAAAGCGAAGTTATTACTTTGAATGAAATGGTTTCAACATTAGAAAATGCCATTGGCAAAAAAGCAGTCAGAAAAAATCTGCCAATGCAAGCCGGAGATGTCATAAAAACCAATGCGGACATCACAAAAGCCAAGTCTCTGATTGGCTATAATCCGACCACAAACTTCCAAAATGGCACAAAAAAATTTGTGGAATGGTTTTTGGGAAATCGGCAATAA
- a CDS encoding DUF2795 domain-containing protein, translating into MYWTLELASYLSDAPWPMTKAELIDYAIRTGAPMEVVENLQAIEDEGEIYDAIDEIWSDYPTDEDYLWNEDEY; encoded by the coding sequence ATGTATTGGACATTAGAATTAGCTTCATATTTAAGCGATGCACCTTGGCCGATGACCAAGGCAGAATTAATTGATTACGCCATCAGAACAGGAGCACCTATGGAAGTTGTAGAAAACCTTCAGGCCATTGAGGATGAAGGAGAAATCTATGACGCTATCGACGAAATCTGGAGCGATTATCCTACAGACGAGGATTACCTTTGGAACGAAGACGAATATTAA